In one window of Bacteroidales bacterium DNA:
- a CDS encoding GDP-L-fucose synthase has translation MKKDSKIFIAGNTGLVGSAIHRCLLAKGYSNFVFASIENIDLTRQAEVETFFEKEKPDYVIDAAAKVGGILANSTYRAQFIYENLAIQNNIIHSAYKYGVKKLLFLGSSCIYPKLASQPLKEEYLLTGELEKTNEPYAIAKIAGIKMCESYYQQYGSNFISVMPTNLYGPNDNYDLEKSHVLPAIIRKMHLGKCLENNDWSAIKKDLNNKPIEAIDGSSDEYKIIEILSKYGITKKSSEVVVTLWGTGNVYREFLHVDDMASACVYVLENIDAEKLIKTEGVSFLNIGTGADLKIYDLALLIKKIVGYKGTINWDNSKPDGTPKKLLDVSRLNKFGFKHKYNLEEGITMVYNEYIN, from the coding sequence ATGAAAAAAGATTCAAAAATTTTTATTGCCGGGAATACAGGATTGGTGGGTTCTGCAATACATCGTTGTTTGTTAGCAAAGGGATATTCTAATTTTGTTTTTGCTTCAATCGAAAATATTGATCTTACTCGCCAGGCAGAGGTTGAAACTTTTTTTGAAAAAGAAAAACCTGATTATGTAATTGATGCAGCTGCTAAGGTTGGTGGTATTCTTGCTAATAGTACTTATCGTGCACAGTTTATATACGAGAATCTGGCAATTCAAAATAATATTATTCATAGTGCATATAAATATGGTGTAAAAAAATTATTATTTCTTGGAAGCTCGTGCATATATCCTAAATTAGCTTCGCAGCCATTAAAGGAAGAATATTTATTAACAGGAGAACTGGAAAAAACAAATGAGCCTTATGCCATTGCTAAGATTGCGGGAATTAAAATGTGTGAAAGTTATTATCAGCAGTATGGTTCAAATTTCATTTCAGTAATGCCCACTAATCTGTATGGGCCTAATGATAATTATGATTTGGAAAAATCGCACGTTCTTCCGGCAATAATTCGTAAAATGCATTTGGGGAAATGTTTGGAAAATAACGATTGGTCAGCAATAAAAAAAGATTTGAATAATAAACCTATTGAAGCTATTGACGGTTCATCTGATGAATATAAGATTATTGAAATATTATCTAAATATGGTATTACAAAAAAATCATCAGAAGTTGTAGTTACATTATGGGGAACTGGGAATGTTTATCGTGAATTTTTGCATGTGGATGATATGGCATCGGCTTGTGTTTATGTATTAGAAAATATCGATGCGGAAAAATTAATTAAAACAGAAGGTGTCTCATTTCTGAATATAGGAACAGGAGCTGATTTAAAGATATATGATTTAGCTTTACTAATTAAAAAGATTGTCGGATATAAAGGAACTATAAATTGGGACAATTCAAAACCTGATGGAACCCCAAAAAAACTTTTAGATGTCTCAAGATTAAATAAATTCGGATTTAAGCACAAGTATAATCTGGAAGAAGGAATTACTATGGTATATAATGAATACATTAATTAA
- the gmd gene encoding GDP-mannose 4,6-dehydratase, which yields MKTALISGITGQDGSYLTELLIEKGYTVHGIIRRSSSFNTFRIDHLYSDNSILNKKLFLHYGDLTDSSNLNRLVEKVQPNEIYNLGAQSHVQVSFEVPEYTAEVDGIGTLRFLDAIKETGLKTRFYQASTSELYGKVQEIPQSEKTPFYPRSPYAAAKLYSYWITVNYREAYNLYACNGILFNHESERRGKTFVTRKISVAVAKIVLGQQEKLLLGNLDAKRDWGYAPEYVEGMWRVLQADKPDDYVLATNETHTVKEFVEESFKVLDEEIIWKGKGKDEVGILKSSNKEVVAIDPKYFRPTEVEILIGDYSKAKNILGWKPKTTFKDLVKIMVQADYKKAKKRAL from the coding sequence ATGAAAACTGCACTGATTAGTGGTATTACAGGTCAAGATGGATCGTATTTAACAGAACTATTAATTGAAAAAGGGTACACTGTTCATGGAATTATTCGTCGCTCCAGCTCTTTCAATACTTTTCGGATCGACCATCTTTATTCTGATAATTCAATTTTAAATAAAAAGTTATTTCTGCATTATGGTGATTTAACAGATTCAAGTAATCTGAATCGTTTAGTTGAAAAGGTACAGCCCAATGAAATATACAACCTTGGTGCTCAAAGTCATGTTCAGGTTTCATTCGAAGTGCCTGAGTATACAGCAGAAGTAGATGGAATTGGTACTCTTCGTTTTTTGGATGCTATTAAAGAAACAGGGTTGAAAACTCGTTTTTATCAAGCTTCAACATCAGAATTATATGGGAAAGTACAAGAGATTCCTCAAAGTGAGAAGACACCTTTTTATCCACGTAGTCCTTATGCTGCAGCAAAATTATATTCATACTGGATTACGGTGAATTATCGTGAAGCATATAATTTGTACGCATGCAATGGAATACTTTTTAATCACGAAAGTGAAAGACGAGGAAAAACTTTTGTTACTCGTAAGATATCGGTTGCTGTGGCTAAAATAGTTTTAGGTCAACAGGAAAAATTATTACTTGGTAATTTGGATGCAAAACGAGATTGGGGTTATGCTCCTGAATACGTTGAAGGAATGTGGAGAGTATTGCAGGCTGATAAACCTGATGATTATGTTCTTGCAACAAATGAAACTCATACTGTGAAAGAGTTTGTTGAGGAATCGTTTAAAGTTTTGGATGAAGAAATAATTTGGAAAGGCAAAGGGAAAGATGAAGTTGGAATATTGAAGTCATCAAATAAAGAGGTGGTTGCAATAGACCCAAAATATTTTCGTCCGACAGAAGTAGAGATATTAATAGGAGATTATTCTAAAGCAAAAAATATATTAGGATGGAAGCCAAAAACTACTTTTAAAGATTTGGTGAAAATAATGGTGCAGGCTGATTATAAAAAAGCTAAAAAAAGAGCTTTATAA